A genomic window from Candidatus Eremiobacterota bacterium includes:
- a CDS encoding response regulator transcription factor, with the protein MRVVLADDEAPARRKLARFLRESDGVELAGEARTGSEALGLIASERPDLVFLDVQMPDLDGVAVAQVLAAQERAPRVVFVTAFDRHAVRAFELGALDYLLKPFDRERFDRALERARDALAARPAETSAQIAELIARLRGDDRYVRRLLISDGDRSFYVPVREIVRLEADGNDVVVHTRRGAHAIRATLESLEARLDPAQFARVHRSHLVNIDAIAEIRAWFHGDHKLVLRDGSEITWSRRYAAKRPDLLR; encoded by the coding sequence GCGCGGTTCCTGCGCGAGTCGGACGGCGTGGAGCTGGCCGGCGAAGCGCGCACCGGCAGCGAGGCGCTCGGGCTGATCGCCTCGGAGCGGCCCGACCTCGTCTTTCTCGACGTGCAAATGCCCGATCTCGACGGCGTCGCGGTCGCGCAGGTGCTCGCCGCGCAGGAGCGCGCGCCGCGCGTCGTCTTCGTGACCGCGTTCGACCGGCACGCGGTGCGCGCGTTCGAGCTCGGTGCGCTGGACTATTTGCTCAAGCCGTTCGACCGGGAGCGATTCGACCGCGCGCTGGAACGGGCGCGCGACGCGCTCGCCGCGCGCCCCGCCGAGACCAGCGCGCAGATCGCGGAGCTGATCGCGCGGCTGCGCGGCGACGACCGGTACGTGCGCCGGCTGCTGATCTCGGACGGCGACCGCTCGTTCTACGTCCCGGTCCGCGAGATCGTGCGGCTCGAGGCCGACGGCAACGACGTGGTCGTGCACACGCGGCGCGGCGCGCACGCGATACGCGCCACGCTGGAGTCGCTCGAGGCGCGCCTAGACCCGGCGCAGTTCGCGCGCGTTCACCGCTCGCACCTCGTGAACATCGACGCGATCGCGGAGATCCGTGCCTGGTTCCACGGCGACCACAAGCTGGTGCTGCGCGACGGCAGCGAGATTACGTGGAGCCGCCGATACGCGGCGAAACGTCCCGACCTGCTGCGCTGA
- a CDS encoding glycosyltransferase family 39 protein, whose amino-acid sequence MTYDDRRLSALPWIASAATLVFHLIANPHYGFFRDELYFIMCGFRPDWGYVDQPPLVPLLSALTQLGGHSLFLLRAVPALFAASAVFVAVALTAELGGGAYARILTAIVVALSPVLASFGGKVGTDEALPFLWTLTAYALLRVVRGADARWSFVAGAALGIGLEMKYSTLFFAVAAVVALLVLPERRVLATRWLFGAFALCAAIALPNALWQAAHGLPMLELLRNAQHGKNVVVSPPAFLGQQLLITGLFLWPVWVAGLVFLARDRSARFLALAWVLLIGAMVALHGKHYYPAAVYPIPFAAGCTALEQWTARVGVVRPFLAAALVAGGLVFVPFVLPVLSEQRYLAYERAVLGALHFQRSATATENHAASVLPSDFADMHGWPELAATVERVVDGLRPGERERAVVVTSNYGEAASLEFFGRGLPPVVSGHNQYFLWGPRGRSGDILIDVNGDCGAAQHLFADAERAATAGTPYAISYERNIPIMVCRGLRVPLPALWPQLKAYI is encoded by the coding sequence ATGACGTACGACGACCGCAGGCTCTCCGCGCTTCCCTGGATCGCCAGCGCAGCGACACTGGTCTTCCACCTGATCGCCAATCCGCACTACGGGTTCTTCCGTGACGAGCTCTACTTCATCATGTGCGGGTTTCGGCCGGACTGGGGCTACGTCGATCAGCCGCCGCTCGTGCCGCTGCTCTCCGCGCTCACGCAGCTCGGTGGGCATTCGCTGTTCCTGCTGCGCGCCGTGCCGGCGCTGTTTGCGGCCTCTGCCGTGTTCGTCGCGGTCGCGCTGACCGCGGAGCTCGGCGGCGGCGCCTACGCGCGTATCCTGACCGCGATCGTCGTCGCCCTTTCGCCGGTCCTCGCGAGCTTCGGCGGAAAGGTCGGCACCGACGAGGCGCTGCCCTTCTTGTGGACGCTCACGGCGTACGCGCTGTTGCGCGTCGTCCGCGGCGCGGATGCGCGGTGGTCCTTCGTCGCCGGCGCCGCGCTCGGGATCGGCCTGGAGATGAAATACAGCACGCTGTTCTTCGCGGTCGCCGCGGTCGTCGCGCTGCTCGTGCTGCCGGAGCGGCGCGTGCTCGCCACGCGGTGGCTTTTCGGCGCGTTTGCGCTGTGCGCGGCGATCGCGCTGCCGAACGCGCTGTGGCAGGCGGCGCACGGGCTGCCGATGCTCGAGCTGTTGCGCAACGCGCAGCACGGCAAGAACGTCGTCGTCTCGCCGCCGGCGTTCCTCGGCCAGCAGCTTCTGATCACCGGCCTGTTCTTGTGGCCGGTATGGGTGGCCGGGCTGGTGTTCCTCGCGCGCGACCGATCGGCGCGCTTCCTAGCGCTCGCGTGGGTGCTGCTGATCGGCGCGATGGTAGCGCTGCACGGAAAGCATTACTATCCGGCGGCAGTCTACCCGATTCCGTTCGCTGCCGGCTGTACCGCGCTCGAGCAATGGACCGCCCGCGTTGGCGTCGTGCGCCCGTTCCTCGCGGCCGCGCTCGTCGCCGGCGGGCTCGTCTTCGTGCCGTTCGTTCTGCCCGTGCTCTCCGAGCAGCGTTATCTGGCTTACGAGCGCGCCGTCCTGGGGGCGCTGCACTTCCAGCGGAGCGCGACGGCGACGGAGAATCACGCGGCGAGCGTGCTGCCGTCCGATTTCGCCGACATGCACGGCTGGCCGGAACTCGCGGCGACGGTGGAGCGCGTCGTCGACGGGCTGCGGCCCGGCGAGCGAGAGCGAGCGGTCGTCGTGACGAGCAACTACGGCGAAGCGGCATCGCTCGAGTTCTTCGGACGCGGACTGCCGCCGGTCGTGAGCGGCCACAACCAGTACTTCCTGTGGGGACCGCGCGGGCGCAGCGGCGACATTCTGATCGACGTGAACGGCGACTGCGGAGCGGCGCAGCATCTCTTCGCGGATGCCGAGCGCGCGGCCACCGCCGGGACGCCGTACGCGATCTCGTACGAGCGCAACATCCCGATCATGGTCTGCCGCGGACTGCGCGTCCCGCTGCCCGCGCTGTGGCCGCAGCTCAAGGCGTACATCTGA
- a CDS encoding CoA transferase has translation MTAAAAATRPRPLADVRVIAVEQYGAGPFGSVHLAELGADVIKIEDVRTGGDVGRAVPPYQSGDDSLFFETFNHDKRSVALDLANESGRAVLHDLVRVSDAVYSNLRGDVPARLGLRYADLAPYNPRIVCVSLSGFGMTGPRRAEPAYDYILQGMAAWQSLTGDPNGPPTKSGLSLVDYSGGLVAALALLAGVHAARRDGVGCDCDTSLFDTAMNMLTYVAAWAMAPDGAYEPERLAYSAHPSIVPFQNFRTADGWIVIVCAKEKFWQRLIDVLGIAHVREDERFAGFAARRANRGLVQSTLQEVLATRTTGEWIAKLTAAGIPCGPVNDVRAALADPQTTARKLVTEIAHPSFGTARWIASPVRVGEPSEEHRRAPALGEHTEIILRELLGYHDARIQQLRAAGAFGPEFAMHAAENPGDIP, from the coding sequence ATGACCGCCGCTGCAGCCGCCACGCGCCCCCGCCCGCTCGCCGACGTGCGCGTGATCGCCGTGGAGCAGTACGGCGCCGGACCGTTCGGCTCGGTCCACCTCGCCGAGCTCGGCGCCGACGTGATCAAGATCGAGGACGTGCGGACCGGCGGCGACGTCGGGCGCGCCGTGCCGCCGTACCAGTCCGGCGACGACTCGCTGTTCTTCGAGACGTTCAACCACGACAAGCGCAGCGTCGCGCTCGACCTCGCGAACGAGTCGGGGCGCGCGGTGCTGCACGACTTGGTCCGCGTCAGCGACGCCGTCTATTCGAACTTGCGCGGTGACGTGCCGGCCCGGCTCGGCTTGCGCTACGCCGATCTGGCGCCGTACAACCCGCGGATCGTGTGCGTCTCGCTGTCGGGGTTCGGGATGACGGGGCCGCGCCGCGCCGAGCCGGCGTACGACTACATCCTGCAAGGAATGGCGGCGTGGCAGTCGCTGACCGGCGATCCGAACGGCCCGCCGACGAAGTCCGGACTTTCGTTGGTGGACTACAGCGGCGGGCTCGTGGCGGCGCTGGCGCTGCTCGCCGGCGTGCACGCGGCGCGCCGTGACGGCGTCGGCTGCGACTGCGACACCTCGCTGTTCGACACCGCGATGAACATGCTGACGTACGTCGCCGCGTGGGCGATGGCGCCGGACGGCGCGTACGAGCCGGAGCGCTTGGCGTACTCGGCGCATCCGTCAATCGTGCCGTTCCAGAACTTCCGCACCGCCGACGGCTGGATCGTCATCGTCTGCGCCAAGGAGAAGTTCTGGCAGCGGCTGATCGACGTGCTCGGCATCGCTCACGTCCGCGAAGACGAGCGCTTCGCCGGCTTCGCCGCCCGCCGCGCGAACCGCGGTTTGGTGCAGTCGACCCTGCAAGAGGTCCTCGCGACGCGCACGACCGGCGAATGGATTGCGAAGCTGACCGCCGCCGGAATCCCGTGTGGCCCGGTCAACGACGTCCGCGCCGCCCTCGCGGACCCGCAAACCACAGCGCGCAAGCTCGTCACCGAAATCGCGCACCCGTCGTTCGGCACCGCCCGCTGGATCGCCAGCCCGGTCCGCGTCGGCGAGCCAAGTGAGGAACACCGGCGCGCGCCAGCCCTAGGCGAGCACACGGAGATCATCTTACGCGAGCTACTCGGATACCATGACGCGCGTATTCAGCAGCTGCGCGCCGCCGGCGCTTTCGGCCCTGAGTTCGCGATGCACGCCGCAGAAAATCCGGGCGACATTCCGTAG
- a CDS encoding CoA ester lyase yields MPLDPSLLLFVPADRPERFGKALASGATGAILDLEDAVAPNRKEFAREQVRAFLDAHDELTNVAVRVNPAETPDGHADLAMLAGARPAGAVVIPKAGSVRDLARVSDELGALPQIVIVETARGIAHCETIAEAPHVLALAFGPYDLAAELGGESAADVMLPHRARMLVAARAAQRWAIDGPSREYGDASIPARDAEHARRLGYDGKLLIHPAQIAPVRAAFAPSQHEIEYARRIVEAAQRSNPAVLDGTMIDPPIVTAAERLLRRANS; encoded by the coding sequence ATGCCGCTCGATCCCTCGCTGCTCCTGTTCGTGCCGGCCGACCGCCCCGAGCGTTTCGGCAAGGCGCTCGCGTCGGGCGCGACCGGCGCGATCCTCGACCTCGAGGACGCCGTCGCGCCCAACCGCAAGGAATTTGCGCGCGAGCAAGTCCGCGCGTTCCTCGACGCGCACGACGAGCTCACGAACGTCGCGGTGCGCGTGAACCCCGCCGAGACCCCCGACGGCCACGCCGACCTCGCGATGCTCGCCGGCGCGCGGCCCGCCGGCGCCGTCGTGATTCCGAAAGCCGGCAGCGTTCGTGATCTCGCGCGCGTCAGCGACGAGCTCGGCGCGCTGCCGCAGATCGTGATCGTCGAGACCGCGCGCGGCATCGCGCACTGCGAGACGATAGCGGAAGCACCGCACGTTCTCGCGCTCGCGTTCGGCCCGTACGATCTCGCCGCCGAGCTGGGCGGCGAAAGCGCCGCGGACGTGATGCTCCCGCACCGCGCGCGCATGCTGGTCGCCGCGCGCGCCGCGCAGCGCTGGGCGATCGACGGCCCCTCGCGTGAGTACGGCGACGCCTCGATCCCCGCCCGCGACGCCGAGCACGCGCGCCGCCTCGGCTACGACGGCAAGCTGTTGATCCACCCCGCGCAGATCGCGCCGGTCCGCGCCGCCTTCGCACCGTCGCAACACGAAATCGAATACGCGCGCCGCATCGTCGAAGCGGCGCAGCGCTCGAACCCCGCCGTCCTCGACGGCACGATGATCGACCCTCCCATCGTCACCGCCGCCGAACGCCTCCTGCGCCGCGCTAACTCTTAG
- a CDS encoding ABC transporter substrate-binding protein, producing the protein MLSRRSLLAGTAAAGAALAAPRFTLAAGPATVKIGFLDSFSGIFSDIAAIHKIGAELALADWNAKAGRVKYEFVYGDDNSKPAVATTEARRLVGQENVDVLFGLTSSANGLAMTALCNELGIFMLELGPQDSSITASKAGKLVYRFSPNNHMMLRTLATRVLALGKKWYFIQADYAFGKDAYTELSAILARAGGTEVGHDVVKLGTSDFSPNLTKARNTDADVLVLANSGLDAANACKQFVDFGLGKKMKLAGINLEDFYYKAIPLDAIAGTTFPVVWSPTCCEGARRLTARLRRSINGPISWRHYFGYVGATSLMQRIAGAGTTAPDKVAAAFENYSFDAAKPNHSTYLGYDHQLAQDVFAGSVVSSKTFARTQFMFDIVGEVSAADSDGGPSSSWAREAKTALAAQSVTPRPNYTPKTF; encoded by the coding sequence ATGCTCTCACGACGCTCGCTTCTGGCTGGAACCGCCGCCGCCGGCGCGGCCCTCGCCGCACCGCGGTTCACGCTCGCCGCCGGCCCCGCGACGGTGAAGATCGGGTTCCTCGACTCGTTCAGCGGAATCTTCTCCGACATCGCCGCGATCCACAAGATCGGCGCCGAGCTCGCCCTCGCCGACTGGAACGCGAAGGCCGGGCGCGTGAAGTACGAGTTCGTCTACGGCGACGACAACTCCAAACCGGCCGTCGCGACGACCGAGGCCCGGAGGCTCGTCGGCCAGGAGAACGTCGACGTGCTGTTCGGTCTGACCTCGTCGGCGAACGGGCTGGCGATGACCGCGCTGTGCAACGAGCTGGGGATCTTCATGCTCGAGCTCGGGCCGCAAGACTCCTCGATCACCGCGAGCAAGGCCGGAAAGCTGGTCTACCGCTTCTCGCCGAACAATCACATGATGCTGCGCACGCTCGCGACGCGCGTGCTCGCGCTCGGCAAGAAGTGGTACTTCATCCAGGCCGACTACGCGTTCGGCAAGGACGCGTACACCGAGCTCTCCGCGATCCTGGCGCGCGCCGGCGGGACCGAAGTCGGCCACGACGTGGTGAAGCTCGGCACCAGCGACTTCTCGCCGAACCTCACCAAGGCGCGAAACACAGACGCCGACGTGCTGGTGCTGGCGAACAGCGGGCTCGACGCGGCGAACGCGTGCAAGCAGTTCGTCGACTTCGGCCTCGGCAAGAAGATGAAGCTGGCCGGGATCAACCTCGAGGACTTCTACTACAAGGCGATCCCGCTCGACGCGATCGCCGGGACGACGTTCCCGGTCGTGTGGAGTCCGACGTGCTGCGAAGGCGCCCGCCGGCTCACGGCGCGCTTGCGGCGTTCGATCAACGGCCCGATCTCCTGGCGCCACTACTTCGGGTACGTCGGCGCGACCTCGCTGATGCAGCGGATCGCGGGTGCGGGAACGACGGCGCCCGACAAGGTTGCCGCCGCGTTCGAGAACTACTCGTTCGATGCCGCGAAGCCGAACCACTCGACCTACCTCGGCTACGACCACCAGCTCGCGCAGGACGTGTTCGCCGGCTCGGTCGTCTCGTCGAAGACGTTCGCGCGCACGCAGTTCATGTTCGACATCGTCGGCGAGGTGTCGGCCGCCGACTCCGACGGCGGCCCGAGCTCGAGCTGGGCGCGCGAAGCGAAGACGGCGCTCGCCGCGCAGTCGGTCACGCCGCGGCCGAACTACACGCCCAAGACCTTCTAG
- a CDS encoding acyl-CoA thioesterase, which yields MMELRGRTHLTRTRVRFGETDAAGIVFYPTFFAWFDAGMSGLLRAAAGPLLGAEGRPRWPVPIVESGARFVQPLYYDDPIVIRSTVVELGESSMRIEHVVLRDDVEVARGFEVRVLIGYGDAGIAARPLPQELRTALSDGATTEDFT from the coding sequence GTGATGGAGCTGCGCGGCCGGACCCACCTCACGCGCACGCGCGTCCGCTTCGGCGAGACCGACGCGGCGGGAATCGTGTTCTATCCGACCTTCTTCGCCTGGTTCGACGCCGGGATGTCGGGGCTGCTGCGCGCCGCCGCAGGACCGCTGCTCGGCGCGGAGGGGCGGCCGCGCTGGCCGGTGCCGATCGTGGAAAGCGGCGCGCGGTTCGTTCAGCCGCTGTACTACGACGATCCGATCGTCATCCGCTCGACGGTCGTCGAGCTCGGCGAAAGCTCGATGCGGATCGAGCACGTCGTGCTGCGGGACGACGTCGAGGTGGCGCGCGGCTTCGAGGTTCGGGTGCTGATCGGTTACGGCGACGCCGGCATCGCGGCGCGCCCGCTGCCGCAGGAGTTGCGCACGGCGCTGTCCGATGGAGCGACCACCGAAGACTTCACATGA
- the boxB gene encoding benzoyl-CoA 2,3-epoxidase subunit BoxB, whose translation MAIDYAERIPNNVELSTNRTLQRALEQWQPAFLNWWKELGPSDFNALDVYLRTAISVDAKGWAHYDYVRMPEYRWGIFLAEPEPDRRVGFGDDFGKPVWQQVPGEYRSTLRRLIVTQGDTEPASVEQQRLLGHSAPSLYDLRNLFQVNVEEGRHLWAMVYLLHAYFGRDGREEAEELLARHSGDADNPRILGTFNEPINDWLSFFMFTFFTDRDGKFQLKSFAESSFDPLARTCRFMLTEEAHHMFVGDTGISRVVRRTLEVMRELGTDEPAAIRHAGAIDFPTVQRYLNFWFSSSLDLFGSEASSNAAAYFAQGIKGRPDEKKYADHVVRDAALELDLPDGAGGVRTEPVALRNAMNEVVRTSYVEDCMRGLTRWNKLIEAAGHAFRFTLPSTRFRRTIGNWANVPTDPAGRPISREEYDARIASWLPSDDDGAFIASLMQRVVEPGKTAAWIAPPEKGIKERPVDFEYVRLA comes from the coding sequence ATGGCGATCGACTACGCCGAACGGATCCCCAACAACGTCGAGCTCTCGACGAACCGCACGCTGCAGCGCGCGCTCGAGCAGTGGCAGCCGGCGTTCCTCAACTGGTGGAAAGAGCTCGGGCCGAGCGACTTCAACGCGCTCGACGTCTACCTGCGGACCGCGATCTCCGTCGACGCGAAAGGCTGGGCGCACTACGACTACGTGCGCATGCCGGAGTACCGCTGGGGAATTTTCCTCGCCGAGCCGGAGCCCGACCGCCGCGTCGGCTTCGGCGACGACTTCGGGAAGCCGGTGTGGCAGCAGGTTCCGGGCGAGTACCGCAGCACGCTGCGCCGGCTGATCGTCACGCAAGGCGACACCGAGCCGGCCTCGGTCGAGCAGCAGCGATTGCTCGGCCACAGCGCGCCCTCGCTGTACGATCTGCGCAATCTGTTTCAAGTGAACGTCGAGGAAGGCCGCCACCTGTGGGCGATGGTCTACCTGCTGCACGCCTACTTCGGGCGCGACGGCCGCGAGGAAGCCGAAGAGCTGCTGGCGCGGCACTCGGGCGACGCCGACAACCCGCGCATCCTGGGCACGTTCAACGAGCCGATCAACGACTGGCTCTCGTTCTTCATGTTCACCTTCTTCACCGACCGCGACGGGAAGTTTCAGCTCAAGTCGTTCGCGGAGTCCAGCTTCGACCCGCTGGCGCGCACCTGCCGCTTCATGCTGACCGAAGAAGCGCACCACATGTTCGTCGGCGACACCGGGATCTCGCGCGTCGTGCGCCGCACGCTCGAAGTGATGCGCGAGCTGGGGACCGACGAGCCCGCGGCGATCCGCCACGCCGGCGCGATCGACTTCCCGACGGTGCAGCGCTACTTGAACTTCTGGTTCTCCTCGTCGCTCGACCTGTTCGGTTCCGAAGCCTCCTCGAACGCGGCGGCGTATTTCGCGCAGGGCATCAAAGGCCGCCCCGACGAGAAGAAGTACGCCGACCACGTCGTGCGCGACGCCGCGCTCGAGCTCGACCTGCCGGACGGCGCGGGCGGCGTGCGCACGGAGCCGGTCGCGCTGCGCAACGCGATGAACGAGGTCGTGCGGACCTCGTACGTGGAGGACTGCATGCGCGGGCTGACGCGCTGGAACAAGCTGATCGAAGCGGCCGGACACGCGTTCCGGTTCACGCTGCCGAGCACGCGCTTCCGGCGCACGATCGGGAACTGGGCGAACGTCCCGACCGATCCGGCGGGGCGGCCGATCTCGCGCGAGGAGTACGACGCGCGAATCGCCTCGTGGCTCCCGAGCGACGACGACGGCGCGTTCATCGCCTCGCTGATGCAGCGCGTCGTCGAGCCGGGGAAGACGGCGGCCTGGATCGCGCCGCCCGAGAAAGGGATCAAAGAGCGGCCGGTCGACTTCGAGTACGTCCGGCTCGCCTGA
- a CDS encoding benzoyl-CoA-dihydrodiol lyase, with product MLATEAPAQSGLVTFDASPERYRHWKLSVDGRVATLALDVDEDAGIRPGYKLKLNSYDLGVDIELRDALDRIRFEHPEVACVVVTSAKERSFCAGANIYMLGTSSHQWKVNFCKFTNETRNGMEDSSRHDGLRFVAAVNGACAGGGYEIALACDEILMVDDRSTAVSLPEVPLLGVLPGTGGLTRLVDKRKVRRDVADLFCTNADGVRAERAKAWKLVDATAPPSEFAALVRERAAAHVASSPRPADVRGIALNPLRRTIDAQGYHYEHVDVTFDRAQRTATVLVRAPREAQATEPDAIVAAGDAWWPLALARELDDAILMLRTNEPELGLLLLRTEGDPDAVLAVDRTLLAQREHWLVRETIGFLRRALARLDVTSRSLYALVDQGSCFAGTLMELALAADRTYMLAPPDALRQARDDQTPSIVLDEVNFGLYPMVNGLSRVDTRFESDLPARKAAKAAIGYRYRAQDALEAGLVTVTPDELDWDDELRLALEERTSLSPDALTAMEANLRFPGAETEETKIFGRLSAWQNWVFYRPNSTGEHGALKVFGTGSRPDFDQERV from the coding sequence ATGCTGGCCACCGAGGCACCCGCCCAGTCCGGGCTCGTTACGTTCGACGCCTCGCCCGAGCGTTATCGCCACTGGAAGCTCTCGGTCGACGGGCGGGTTGCGACGCTGGCGCTCGACGTCGATGAGGACGCCGGGATCCGGCCGGGCTACAAGCTCAAGCTGAACTCGTACGACCTCGGCGTGGACATCGAGCTGCGCGACGCGCTCGACCGGATTCGGTTCGAGCATCCCGAGGTCGCGTGCGTCGTCGTCACGAGCGCGAAAGAACGCTCGTTCTGCGCGGGCGCGAACATCTATATGCTCGGCACCTCGTCGCACCAGTGGAAAGTGAACTTCTGCAAGTTCACCAACGAGACGCGCAACGGGATGGAAGACTCGAGCCGCCACGACGGGCTGCGCTTCGTCGCGGCGGTGAACGGCGCGTGCGCCGGCGGCGGCTACGAGATCGCGCTGGCGTGCGACGAGATTCTCATGGTCGACGACCGCTCCACCGCGGTGAGCTTGCCCGAAGTTCCGCTGCTCGGTGTGCTGCCGGGGACCGGCGGGCTGACGCGCCTCGTCGACAAGCGCAAGGTGCGCCGCGACGTCGCCGACCTGTTCTGCACCAACGCCGACGGCGTGCGCGCCGAGCGCGCAAAGGCGTGGAAGCTGGTCGACGCGACCGCGCCGCCGTCCGAGTTCGCCGCGCTGGTGCGCGAGCGCGCCGCGGCGCACGTCGCGAGCTCGCCGCGGCCGGCAGACGTCCGCGGGATCGCGCTGAACCCGTTGCGCCGCACGATCGACGCGCAAGGCTATCACTACGAGCACGTCGACGTGACGTTCGACCGCGCGCAGCGCACGGCGACGGTCCTCGTGCGCGCGCCGCGCGAAGCGCAGGCGACCGAACCGGACGCGATCGTCGCGGCCGGCGACGCGTGGTGGCCGCTGGCGCTCGCGCGCGAGCTCGACGACGCGATCCTGATGCTGCGCACGAACGAGCCCGAGCTCGGCCTCTTGCTGCTGCGCACCGAAGGCGACCCCGATGCGGTGCTCGCCGTCGACCGCACGCTGCTCGCGCAGCGCGAGCACTGGCTCGTGCGCGAGACGATCGGCTTTCTGCGGCGCGCGCTGGCACGGCTCGACGTCACCTCGCGCAGCCTGTACGCGCTCGTCGACCAGGGCTCGTGCTTCGCCGGAACGCTGATGGAGCTCGCGCTCGCCGCCGACCGCACCTACATGCTGGCGCCGCCCGACGCCCTTCGACAGGCTCGGGATGACCAGACGCCGAGCATCGTGCTCGACGAAGTGAACTTCGGGCTCTACCCGATGGTGAACGGGCTCTCGCGCGTCGACACGCGCTTCGAGAGCGATCTGCCGGCGCGCAAGGCGGCGAAGGCCGCCATCGGCTATCGCTACCGCGCGCAGGACGCGCTCGAGGCCGGGCTCGTCACCGTCACGCCGGACGAGCTCGACTGGGACGACGAGCTGCGGCTCGCGCTCGAGGAGCGCACCTCGCTCTCGCCCGACGCGCTCACCGCGATGGAGGCAAACCTGCGCTTCCCCGGCGCCGAGACGGAGGAGACGAAGATCTTCGGCCGGCTCTCGGCGTGGCAGAACTGGGTCTTCTACCGTCCCAACTCCACCGGCGAGCACGGCGCGCTGAAGGTTTTCGGCACCGGCTCGCGTCCCGACTTCGACCAGGAACGAGTGTAA
- a CDS encoding NYN domain-containing protein: MIKTEEKGSDVNLASWMLLDGFRNDYEQAVVISNDSDLVEPLRMVRHELGLGVGVLNPHTQATCDREFSARLQQPGSRPRRAHPSIELRKVAKFRRDIGSDGPQSDVALCQFPPTLADADGTIRKPSGWF; the protein is encoded by the coding sequence GTGATCAAAACGGAAGAAAAGGGCTCCGACGTCAACCTCGCGTCTTGGATGTTGCTGGACGGTTTCCGCAACGACTACGAACAGGCGGTTGTAATCTCCAACGATTCCGATCTCGTCGAGCCGTTGCGCATGGTGAGACATGAACTAGGGCTTGGTGTCGGCGTACTGAATCCGCACACGCAGGCGACATGCGATCGCGAATTCTCCGCGAGGCTGCAGCAACCGGGAAGCCGGCCGCGTCGGGCGCACCCCAGCATAGAGTTGCGAAAGGTTGCCAAGTTCCGGCGGGACATCGGCTCGGACGGTCCGCAAAGCGATGTCGCCCTATGCCAATTCCCGCCCACGCTGGCCGACGCCGACGGGACAATTCGGAAGCCCTCAGGATGGTTCTGA
- a CDS encoding helix-turn-helix transcriptional regulator: MHSTAHDDGAFLSALGDRVRELRARRGMTRKILAKDSGVSERYLAQLETGQGNASLAILRRIARALDVPLQALIADAPDDPAELTQAVELLRRLGPEQLGEAHALLLKSFGAVDAEARARRIALTGLRGAGKTTLGSALAERLGVPFIELDREIERESGVSLATIFDFYGQAGFRRMERRCLDRIIEERPRFVLATGGSIVSEPATYERLLAACYTIWLKAAPAEHMERVVAQGDMRPMAGNRESMADLQRILTGREPLYRRADAEVDTSGKPASEALELLVAAAPAKGSV; the protein is encoded by the coding sequence GTGCACTCGACCGCCCACGACGACGGCGCCTTCCTCTCAGCCCTCGGGGACCGCGTGCGCGAGCTGCGGGCGCGGCGCGGCATGACGCGCAAGATCCTCGCCAAAGACTCCGGTGTCTCGGAGCGCTACCTCGCCCAGCTCGAAACCGGCCAGGGGAACGCCTCGCTGGCGATCCTGCGCCGGATCGCCCGCGCGCTCGACGTCCCGCTTCAGGCACTGATCGCCGACGCGCCGGACGATCCGGCTGAGTTGACGCAAGCCGTCGAGCTGCTGCGCCGGCTCGGCCCCGAACAGCTCGGCGAAGCGCACGCGCTGCTGCTGAAGTCGTTCGGCGCGGTGGACGCCGAGGCGCGCGCGCGGCGCATCGCGCTGACCGGGCTGCGCGGTGCCGGGAAGACGACGCTCGGCTCAGCGCTCGCCGAACGCCTCGGCGTCCCGTTCATCGAGTTGGACCGCGAAATCGAGCGCGAGAGCGGGGTCTCGCTGGCGACGATCTTCGATTTCTACGGCCAGGCCGGGTTCCGCCGGATGGAGCGCCGCTGCCTCGACCGGATCATCGAGGAGCGCCCGCGCTTCGTGCTCGCGACCGGCGGGAGCATCGTCTCGGAGCCGGCGACGTACGAGCGCCTCCTCGCCGCCTGCTACACGATCTGGCTCAAAGCTGCGCCGGCCGAGCACATGGAGCGAGTCGTCGCACAAGGTGACATGCGCCCGATGGCCGGCAACCGCGAGTCGATGGCCGACCTCCAGCGCATCCTCACCGGCCGCGAGCCGCTCTACCGCCGCGCCGACGCCGAAGTCGACACGAGCGGCAAGCCCGCGAGCGAGGCGCTCGAGTTACTCGTCGCGGCCGCGCCGGCGAAAGGGTCCGTATGA